DNA from Acidobacteriota bacterium:
ATATGCTTTCTACACACGGATGGTTGCGCTTGGGACTCCTTTCGAGTTTCGTCACCCAAAAGGATAACCCGCTACAACGCAATCATCCGTTTCTTTTTCAATGACCGAGCTTACCCACAAAATCCAGTGGGATCAGCAAATCAAAGGTATATTGCCCGTAAATACCGATGTGTTCGCGCAGCAAGGGCGACAGGTGTTTCAGGTCGCCTTCTTCAACTGGATGCCCATCCGCTTTTAGGCGGCGCACGCAGGCTTGAATATGAACGGTGTTCCAAGCCACGATAACCGCCAGTAGTAAATTCAAGGACGAAGCCGCGTTGAGTTGGTCTTCATAGGTGCGATCTCTCATTTCACCTTGTCCGCCGTAAAACAGCTTGCGCGCCAGGGCATTCAGGCTTTCGCCTTTATTGAGACCAAGCAGCACGCGGCGACGCAGCTCTTCGCTGTGCAAGTATTCAGCCAGATACGCGGTCTTGATCAAGCGCCCGAATTCCTGCAAACCGCGAAACAGGCGATTCTTTTTGCTCGCCGCCGCGAGCTTGCCGATGATCAGCGAGGCGCGCACTTTGCCGCTGCGAATTGAGGCCATCAGCCGCACGATCTCATCCCAGGTGTCACGCATCAGGTTGACGTTGAGTTTGTCCGCCAGCGCCGCTGCAAGATGGGGATAAGCCTCATCCTCAGGTAGTCGCCACAAGCGCTGTTCAGGCAGGTCTTTGATGCGTGGCGCAAACCGCACGCCCAGCAAGTGCGTGACGCCAAAGATCAAATCCGTATAGCCGTGCGTGTCGGTGTAATGCTCGCGCGGTTGCAGTTGTGTGCCGTGATAGAGCAAGCCGTCCAGTACATACGGGGCTTGCCGCACGTTGCAGGTGATGATCTGCGTGTAAAACGGCATCCACGTATCGGCGATATGCGTGTAGACGCTGATGCCGCGCCCGGCGGCGGCGAAGTATTTCGGATTGAACGTCGCGTTCAAGGCCCGCACCGGCACGCCATAAACGCGGGCGTCGGAACTGGAGGATTCGCCTTGTCCCCAAGTCTCGGCCAACGGCTGCTGCAATTGAAAGTTGACCAGCGTCGCGGTCGCCTGGGCTAGCGTTTCTTCGCGCACGTAGCTCGCTTTGACTTCATCCATCACATCAAAATTCAAGCCCGGATTGTTCACCGCCATATCGCGCAAGCCGATATTGCAACCTTCGGCCAGCAAGCAGGCCAGCAACGCGATTTGCGCGCCGTTGTCGGCTTCCGTAATCGGACGCCCGGTGGTCAGCCGCGTGAAGGATTTCAGAAAGCCCGTCCAGCCGTGCGTTTCCAATAATAGGTCGCTGAGTTGGCGGCGCTGCAATTGTTTCCGTATTTGCGCGCGCAACTCTTTCGCTGTCGGCGACACCACGAGTTGTTCGGGGCGTGTCAGATGAAATTGCTGCGCTTCAATTTTCAGCGCGTCGTTGCTGGCAAAGCCATCGTTCAATTGCCGCAATTGCTCTTGGTGTAAGGCTGTCACTTTCGTCCAGTGCGTCTGAAAGTCGAGCGGCAGTTGATGCTCTTCCACCAACGCCGCTTTTTCGCGTGCCCACGCCTGCCGCTCGATCAGATACTGCTCCAGTGGTTGAAAAGCGCGTGAATGCGGCACATGTAAGTTGCCCCCCTTGAGCGCCACGCGCATTTGCTCCAACAAACAAATCTCCCACATTTGCCGCTCCACTTCGCCTTCCGCTGGACAGACATAAGGCACCCAGGCAGGCGGCACGAAATCCAGCGGCGCATCGCTGCCCAAGCTGCGTTGTCCTGCTTCGTTGCGGTCGCGCAGATACTCGACGGCCTTGAGTAGCGGCTCACTCGCCGCGGCGGCCTTGATGGTAAAAGCTTCTAACAGACGCGGCGCAAACTGGCGTAGGTAGCCGTAACGCTGGCGTACTTCCTGAAAATATAACTGCCCGGTTGGGCGCGCGAGCGTGCGACACTCCGTCGGCAGTGCGGCGAGTTGTGCCCGTGAGAATTTTTCAAAGACCGTGCCGCGCAGTTGTGCGTCGGCGATGGCTTCATCGAGCAGCATTTCCACGACCGCGCCGCACATACTCAACACCGGTGCAAGGCGCTTATGCTGTTGCAACTGTGTTTTCGTGGCAGCGTTCTTGGCGCGCCGTAACACGCCGCCGATCAAATCCGCGCTGATGGTCAAGGCCGAATCAATCAAGCGTGTGCGCAAGCGCCACAGCCACAACAGGAGCAATCCGACCCGCTTGGCTGCCTGATACTGCACCAGCGCCTGCGTCGGTAAGCCACTCACCATCTGCGCGAGCCGCTCAATGAGTTGTTCGTCCAAATCGTGCAGGTTGAGTTCATCCGGCAGGAGGTCGCGCACCTGACTTAACGCATCCACTTCACGGTTAAAGGTCTGCGGCGAAGGCCGCCCCGCTGCTTGCTGCAATTGTTGAAACGGTGTGATCTTCTCGCCCGCCCGCACTTTCAACAAAGCCAGTACCTTCACTCTGGTAGCTTCAGCTACCCGCGCGTTGAGTTCGCTGAACAACTCGTCTTCCGCTTCCACCCGGGCGCGGCCAATCAAACGCTCCAACACCGTGACGCCCGGCAGCACGATCTTTTGTGCACGGAGCCTCTCCTCGACTGCCGCCAGCAACTCGTGCAAGCGCGCTCCGGCCCGCACACGTTGCCGCACATAATGGGCGACGCTCTCGTTGTCCGTGAGCTTGAAGGAACGTAAACCCAGATAGGTTTTGAGGCGCTCGACGTGTTCAAAGCGCGTCGGCTGCCGTTGCGGATACGTCAGAATGAGCGGTGTTTCCAGGCGCAACTGCTCACAAATATGCGCCACCAGGCTGTGTGGTACCAATTCGAAGTCTTGCAGGAAACGCCCTGTCAAACGGAGCGCGCCCAGCAACAGCGCAAAGCCGATCTTGTTGCTCGTGCCGCGACATTGCGTAATCTCGTGCCGATCCGGTTCCGGGAAGGTGAAGTAACGAAACAATTCTGTGCGCGACAAATTCGCCGGGATCGTTTCAAAACCCACGCGCGTATGCCGCACGGCCGGTTGTTCTGGGAGCGGGAACTGGGCAAGCTGGTTCATCCGCTAACCATAGGCGCTTACCGTATGATTTTTCAAAAATAGTGACACTACCCCGGCATCTTTCCCCCAGCGGACGGGACGTCCGCGCTCCCGGTATGAAAGTCTTCATCAGCTACCGCCATCACCAAGCCGCTTGGGTGCGCGACCGCCTGGTTCCCTGCCTGCGGTACGGCGGCGCGGAAGTCGTCATTCGTTAATTTGGGTTACCTCAATCAAGCCATTGATAAGGCCATTACCGCTGCGGTCTTTTCCCGCTTTACCCACAGGCCGAATAATTCGACGGTGAATTGCCATTGCCCGCCGCGTTGCTCGACAAGCTCCTTGCGACTCAAACCCAATAGAGCGCGTTGCCTTTCTACCGCAGGCAAACCGCCTACCTGTTGCGTCACCAACTCGCGCAAGACCACCTGCTCCTGTTCGTTGCAATCGCGCCAGTTGTTTTCAAAGTAAGCATCAGCCATTCCCAACACCCGCTCAATCGCCACGTCCAAATCAGCCCGCGTAGCCTCTTTGCGCTTCTCTCGATTGATGAGATTGACCAATTCAGAGCCGAGCGCCTGCACTAAATAAGGCTGACCGTGCGTCAGGTCGAGCACGCGATCAACCACGCCCGGCGCATAACCAAGCGCGAATTCGGGCGCCGGGTGTTCGATCAACTCGCGGGCTTCGTCGCGCGTCAGGAAGCTCAAGTAAAGCGTCTGGACGTTGATGAGGTAATCCGACCAGTTCACGGTCTGCAATTCCTCGAAGCGATGGCTGCCCGAAAAGAGCACGATCAAGCGTTCGCGGTGCTGGACGATAGCGCGAATTTGGTTGAGCACGGCGCGCGTCAGCTTGCCGTCGCCGATGCCCTCTTCCAGCCGCTCGTATTCGTCAAAAGTCAGCAGAATCTGTTTGCCGATGCGGTGCGAATGCGCCTCCAGTTCATCCAGAAATTCATCCAACCGGGTGAAGGCGTGCTGCTCGAACTCGTTCTTACTTGGTTGCACCAGCCCTTCGGCCAACTTGCGTTTGACCAGTTCGTCGTTGAGCGCGCGCGTCAGGTGGTAACAAAACATCGCATCGCTGTCGTTCCAGCGCGCGTTCTGGCAATCAATGAAGACAGGCACAAACTGGCTGCTCATCAGGCGCGGCAGGTTGAGTAGCGTAGAGGTTTTGCCGGTGCGGCGGCGACCGTAAAGTAGCAGGGATGGGCGTTGGCCGAAGATGGCTTCTTCGAGTTTAACGACCAGATCGCGGCGGCCTTTGAACAAATTCGCTTCGTGTTCTAGCAACGGATTGCCCGCGATGAACGGATTCTCGAAGGGCAGCCGTGGGCGCAATTCAACTTCGGCGGCATTGACTATCGCCTGCCATTGCGCAGCGACTTGCTGGAATTCGGGGCCGGTGGGCGTGGGTATCAGCGCTATCGCCTGTTGGAAGGATTGCAGTTTGCGTTGCAGTTCGAGCAAGGCTTTGTGTTGTCCATTGGGCGTGTGGCGCAGCAGGTAATCTTGCGCGAGCGCGACAATCTCCTCAACCCGCAATAGAACTACATTCGCGTGGCGTTGTAAGGTTTTATTTTTGGGATAAATAATGGGAAATCTTTCAGTCGGTAGCAAATCTAATGTTTCGTCCATCTGGGCCATTTGCGCGACTGTCGTGATTTGCCGAAGGTCATGCGCCGCAAGTTTGACCAGCGCCATTTGTGCAGCGTTGCGTTGGAAGGGGCGTGAGGCAGCGACCCACCGCACCTCCTTCAGCCCTACGTCGCGGTCACCTTTGGCAATGCAAAAAAGCCAGTGACTCAGCCACGGCAAGGGCGCACCAATTGTTTCATCCCAATACACTGGCGAATGGCGAAAGTGTTCAAGCCAATGGCTGCTGCGGTATGCGCGCCAGAGTTGCAGTAAGTGTAGGGGCCAGTAGTATGGACGCCCATAAATCAACGTGAAGCCGAACAACGCACCTATAGCGTAGGTCTCCAGAAAACGCCCCCAATCACCTAACGACTTCAGTCCGAGAGTTGCCCTGATGCACGGCCCTGCGATCAATACACACATCCACAGACCAATCAGAGTCATTGTCAGCTCAGACGACTCGCTGACTTTCCAATCCTGCCGCCTCAGCATAACAAGCAACCCGCAAATAAGTCCGGCGAGTATGCCTCCGACCAACCCGCCTACAACAGGATCACCAACCAGTCCGATATACAACGCGAGGAACAATCCAACTATCGCCGCGGCGACTTCAACGACTGCCACAGTGACTAACCCAATAAGCAGTATGCTTACTTTGACGGTCACCCAAAATACTCGGTGCCAGTTGAATGTAACTCCCACTGCATCACACGCCATACCCCCCAATGCAAGCAAGAGCAATTCAATCAGGAAGAGCCACAGATAGACTTTGAGAAAGACTGCCGCTGCTTGCCTCCCCGACAGCTTCCCCGCCTCACGCTCAAACGTGTACAGCTTGAAGCAAAAGAGATGCAGCCAATGCAATGAATCTTTCAGATAGGCTAGGATCATTTCTTGTCATCCCC
Protein-coding regions in this window:
- a CDS encoding Tn3 family transposase, producing MNQLAQFPLPEQPAVRHTRVGFETIPANLSRTELFRYFTFPEPDRHEITQCRGTSNKIGFALLLGALRLTGRFLQDFELVPHSLVAHICEQLRLETPLILTYPQRQPTRFEHVERLKTYLGLRSFKLTDNESVAHYVRQRVRAGARLHELLAAVEERLRAQKIVLPGVTVLERLIGRARVEAEDELFSELNARVAEATRVKVLALLKVRAGEKITPFQQLQQAAGRPSPQTFNREVDALSQVRDLLPDELNLHDLDEQLIERLAQMVSGLPTQALVQYQAAKRVGLLLLWLWRLRTRLIDSALTISADLIGGVLRRAKNAATKTQLQQHKRLAPVLSMCGAVVEMLLDEAIADAQLRGTVFEKFSRAQLAALPTECRTLARPTGQLYFQEVRQRYGYLRQFAPRLLEAFTIKAAAASEPLLKAVEYLRDRNEAGQRSLGSDAPLDFVPPAWVPYVCPAEGEVERQMWEICLLEQMRVALKGGNLHVPHSRAFQPLEQYLIERQAWAREKAALVEEHQLPLDFQTHWTKVTALHQEQLRQLNDGFASNDALKIEAQQFHLTRPEQLVVSPTAKELRAQIRKQLQRRQLSDLLLETHGWTGFLKSFTRLTTGRPITEADNGAQIALLACLLAEGCNIGLRDMAVNNPGLNFDVMDEVKASYVREETLAQATATLVNFQLQQPLAETWGQGESSSSDARVYGVPVRALNATFNPKYFAAAGRGISVYTHIADTWMPFYTQIITCNVRQAPYVLDGLLYHGTQLQPREHYTDTHGYTDLIFGVTHLLGVRFAPRIKDLPEQRLWRLPEDEAYPHLAAALADKLNVNLMRDTWDEIVRLMASIRSGKVRASLIIGKLAAASKKNRLFRGLQEFGRLIKTAYLAEYLHSEELRRRVLLGLNKGESLNALARKLFYGGQGEMRDRTYEDQLNAASSLNLLLAVIVAWNTVHIQACVRRLKADGHPVEEGDLKHLSPLLREHIGIYGQYTFDLLIPLDFVGKLGH
- a CDS encoding AAA family ATPase, which codes for MALVKLAAHDLRQITTVAQMAQMDETLDLLPTERFPIIYPKNKTLQRHANVVLLRVEEIVALAQDYLLRHTPNGQHKALLELQRKLQSFQQAIALIPTPTGPEFQQVAAQWQAIVNAAEVELRPRLPFENPFIAGNPLLEHEANLFKGRRDLVVKLEEAIFGQRPSLLLYGRRRTGKTSTLLNLPRLMSSQFVPVFIDCQNARWNDSDAMFCYHLTRALNDELVKRKLAEGLVQPSKNEFEQHAFTRLDEFLDELEAHSHRIGKQILLTFDEYERLEEGIGDGKLTRAVLNQIRAIVQHRERLIVLFSGSHRFEELQTVNWSDYLINVQTLYLSFLTRDEARELIEHPAPEFALGYAPGVVDRVLDLTHGQPYLVQALGSELVNLINREKRKEATRADLDVAIERVLGMADAYFENNWRDCNEQEQVVLRELVTQQVGGLPAVERQRALLGLSRKELVEQRGGQWQFTVELFGLWVKREKTAAVMALSMA